The Tripterygium wilfordii isolate XIE 37 chromosome 5, ASM1340144v1, whole genome shotgun sequence DNA segment cccttaattataccattgattttattttttttccttaaatttttttttgctcttaaaatcgTCCTTCACCTATTCAAAGATACCCTGTTCATCCCTTAAATGATTTCAACACCAGAAAAATCATACGTGGCATCCCAGTTGGCGTAATTTTTACACATGTCATCCCACTTGGCTAAAATTTTACAAATCATCTCACAAAATCTCTAAAATACCTAATTCTTCAAAATCCTCAAAAGTGTTAGACATTAATAGTTTAGGGATAATATTATTCACGTTTGTCAAAGTTTGTCAACTAGGATTATTTCGATATGCTAAATAGATGTCGCGTTCGATTTTTTCAGCTACTCTCTCActtgaatgacaaaataaatacctttcaatagttgaatgacaaagttaagaggaaaaaaaaaattaaggacaaAAGTGAATGTCTTTCCAGGTTGAGGTCGTTTTCATCCTCAAATTCGCTGTTTAAAGCAGGTTTGCGGGTGGTTGaagttttattgttttatttgtttcctTGTTTAAGTTGGATTTGTTTAGTAAATGTCTAATTTAGTCTTTTACTTAAGTTAGGGTTTTCAGACACTATTTAAGTATCTTGGTTGTTTGTTTTGAGGTACGAAGTGGATAATAAAATTCATTGGTTTATAATCTATTTTCTGGTGGATTCCAGAATGTGTGTTCTTGGGGCTTACGTTGGTAAACCCTTTTTGTTTTCGTTCTGCATCATATTCAAGGGatcaaatgttatattttacaaaaaatatattatccaTGTCCCCTAACAAATTCTCATATCCAACCTTCTTCTTGTTGGATCGCACAAGCTAGTATTTTATTCTTTGCCACTTTTTGGgggtttattttaaaaataaggaTATCTGGTGGATAATGCTTTCTATATGAAGAAAGAATTCCTGTTCCGTTCAACCTTGCTGTGGACCCCACTAAATTATAATGacgttttttttaaaattatcatTAGTGCTGTTGCATTCAAATTTGAAGGacaatttattatttctttttgtttttctggagACCACTTAttaggaagaaaaataaataaatgattactctattttataacaaaaaaaagcaCATTatgatttttaataaatttaatggTGGAATACATTCTaaagaaaatgcacaaaaaagagtaaataACGACTATACAATCTATACTTTGATTCTTCAGTTTCAAAGTTCTTTTTGATGCGAGGAGGTTTATAGTTTTGGTATGGCATAATTTAAGTATTGGATTTTGCTCCAATTTATCTTGTTGTCAAGCGAGAAATTATTGTACGAGCAGGTTTGATTGATATCGAATGTTTTAAAAACAAACTTATACGtaccaaattattttttataatttatatggtgtcattctctgtaaaaaaaaatatttagtcgTTAAAGAGTTGAAGACTTGAGAATTGCAAGGAATATTCGAAGAATATAATAGTATGGTTCTTCAAACCAAAAAGTAAAGAGAATATGTAAATCttttaaaatttaatgattGGATGAGGACCGACCACCAATAGGGTTTTGATGGATCACTCTACGCATCAAAGTTCTAAACGAAAATGTTAAATGTCCAActttttttaaaccaaattcTCCCAAGTTTAGGTGGCATTGTCACATAACATGATGACATGGAATATATGTTGACATgacttattttttgaaaatcaaatttcccTCTTCTTTTTGTTTAAAGTTTGAAAATTGAACACTCACTTTTTTATCACCTACTTCTCTTTTTCTCCCCTACTTTTATGATTTCATCATCTCTCATCCCCCACAAATAGACAAgtaaataatttatattcacgaattacattaaaaatgaatggtattacattatttttttacatacagacatgtaattacattgttttttttaatacatataGACATgagattgcattgtttttttgccGAACAgacaattacattatttttttacatacaGGCATATAATTGCATTTTTTTGCATATAGACATGcaattgaattatttttttgccAAACAGATTTACGATTACATGTAATTTTCAGAATAGACAAACATAAGTTGTATAAAAAGTAGTCCAAAAATCAATTAAGAATAACAAGGTAGATGCATTGTTTCAAAAACATATTCATTTAAATGCTTGTAAACACAATGTTACACTGTTTTCAATACAATGTAACTTCCAAATATGCgaaaaaaaatgagaagttgTTGCTAGAGGTGGCCGGAAATATTGCCAGAGGTTTTTGGATGTCTAGATCGACAAATTACACTGTTTCTAAAACAATGCAATTTCTCGGGTCGTTGGAATCCGATAGCTACCTGGCTGGAAAATGAATGGGTAAGGTGCGCCTCTACGCCTGGAGTCCAAATATGAGGTTGGTTACCGGAGAGGTCGTCGGATCGACGCATTTTGTGTCGTGGTGACCCCCTCCTTCGAAAGCTTTTTTCTGATGAAACGAGTAGCGATGGGTGATGTGGTGGGTCGGAAAATGATTGTGATGATCAAtcaaaaaatcaaccaaaaccccaaaaaataaaaccaaccAAACTACTAATAATTAACATATTGACTGGTTGGTTATTTTTATGCCAAAAgatcgggaaaaaaaaaaacccaaccgTGAACGCCTTCTCAATTATTGTTCACCCTAATATATTTTGGCCCAAGTCCCAACCTTCCCCTTCTCTTCAGCCTCTGGTCACTCTCGTACAAAAAAGTTTCGCCTTCTCTTTAGCCTCTCATACCCTCTTGTATGTAACAatatcaaaatatgaaaaatcattgaataaatttataaattacctttcaattattacttattgttataatacaaatttatcattttgaGTATTCTCTTTTGTACTTTTTGAatacataattaataaaaaatcaaaaaaaattccaagaacagaCCCCACTTGATGTTACCCACCATAACATAAATTTCTACGTCCACCCCTACAAATTGTATgctgcaatatcaaacatatagaaagttcaaaattggagtCAATCTAGAGCCAGTCCAAATTTTTAGTTAACTGGCCTATTGATGATCATATATATCATTTctaaacaatttaaaattttgtagATATACAGAAAAATTTTACATCAATCTTTCATGATCCTTCTTGCATGATCATATTTAAGATCTCACATGCACTGCACCTTTATCCAGTACCATATTACACCAACTCCTGGGGCTCAGACCATTCGACCCTGGCCTTCAGCTGCCAACCTGGTTGTTCTTGCAACCAATACACATAGATAATTCGTTTGAACACTCTCATGATTCCCCCCAACACCCTCTGGATATCCTAAACACATTCGGCTATGGCTAGCCAACAAAATCATGCAGAAGTTGCCCACCAATAACACCCCTTCCGAAGTGTCGATCTTGTACTTCAAAATTACCCGTAACATATCCCTCATTACTTCCCTCGAGACCAAATCGTTGAGCTGCATTTATAGGACAAGACTCCGATAAACCAAAGCCATTATTCTGGTGGAGACCAAGTGTTAGGGACACAACACTACCACCTGCCATGCCTACACTGACACCCATATGTTGATGGCTCGATAAATTATGGTGAGACAAGTTCAGTGCCTCCCCGTTCCCTGCAGGTACTAGCGGAAGATCATGATCTCTACTATGTTTTGAAGGAGGGTTGTCATGAATTCTCTGGGTGGATGTGGATGGATTTTCTGACACAAGCGAGTTCGATGAAGCTATATTATTATGATCACTTGCCCTGTTGGCATTTCGTTCCTCTCTTTGCAAAACCTTCTGAGCTTGCCGCATCTCTAGCATGTGTATTTCCTCAACCATTGGCTTCCAGAGCCGAACTCTTGCATTGATGAACCAATTAGAGACCTGGTAGAGACAATAATATAGTTTGATGATCAGTAAGAATGcaaatgaataaaaattgaaaacttaATCAGGATTCAGGGAGTGAGAGAGATGAAACAAGGACAATTCATTTGGTTCAAAGCTCTATGCAAGTGTAGAACCAAACAGAAGGCCCACCTGGCTCCTAGTTAGACCGGTTTGTTTGGCCAACATTAGCTTGTCTGTGTCAGTAGGATAACTGCAAATTGAAAGAAACAATAACCGGACAATGTAAGGATACGTTAACCAAAACAACTTTAGCCAATCGAAGTGAGATACATTCTTACTAGTATTGTCAAAGCCTAACCAAAATTACTTACGGATGCAGGAAGTGTTCAAATAACCACGCCCTTAAAACAGATACAGCACGTTCGGGAAGCCCCCTTTGGGGTCGCCAAACAGGTTGGTGATCATGTGATCCTGAGTTGTGAATGGGCCTCTGGCCATAAATGCCTCTTTCAGAGTTCCTGAACCGAGGGGCTTCATCTTTACCATGGCTTATTGGACCTTGGGCCTTATTGTTGAACTGAAACTGATCAGTGATGGCATTTTTCAAGGACCTGAAGTGTTTAGACATGGCTTTCAAAGCCAAGTTAGCATAAGGAGCTGCATTGCTGAGGCCAGCTACGTATTCAAATGATGCCACCACTGCCTGCATCTGTTGATAGTATTGCTCGTACCTCCTGTAAACCTAATACACATCACAATTGTAAGAAATTACTGAAATATGCAGAATAGCTAAAACCCAAAATAGGAAAAGCAAAGCCACTCACTTCGGGACAAGTAACCGATTAGGGTTTGCATATCTTGTGATATAATTTAAATGTGCATGTACATAAGATGCATGCATGTGAGTATCATACTTATAAAAAAAGTGCATATCAcgcaaacaaaattaattatttcattcaAACAATGGAATTGTGTACAATTGGCTCACCAAAGCAATCATGTCACCAAAGTGAAAGTAGAGCTTAGTTGGAAAAGATCATAAAACAGGCTTACTTAATGCATGCTTAAATACAAATATCTATAAAGAAATGCTAGTAGATTATTTAAAGGAGAAAATACAGTATAAGGAAATACTGAAAAATGAAGGCTGAAGCAACGAAATGAAAAAATTGGCTTCGATAAAAAGTTGGAGTCGAATTCATGTAATTGACATTAACTAGCAGGAAACAAAGTGCATTGCCCTTAGCTCAAATCACGAATGGATGGAATAACCGACATCATTGGTTTTGGCTTCTAGGGGTATTCTATTCTGTTTAAAGGCTAAAACACTTTGAACCTTAGGGCATTGCTTCCCAGACAAGAAGATAGCCGGttaacaaaaggaagaaaaagaatggcaagGCTTGGCTTTCCACTAAGGCTAGTGCCTTCAATTCCTCTTGCCACTTGCAAGGTGCACAAAAGGCAAGCACTTGGTTAGTGTTGTCTTACCTTTAGGGCCTTTAAATTTCAGTTTCTTGCCTTCACCCAATCCTCTTTAGCACTTTTTACTACAGTGAGTTAAGTCTATATAACCTATTCGTCGTAGCCAAAGCCTAATATTAAGTGTTGCCCATACTTTGAGATTGAGGAGATTAAAGAATCAACCGAAACCTTGGTCTCAACAGTTGTTATTAAGCTTTAAATCAGTCATCGCCTAATTTTAAGACAAACTTCTATATAACACCAAGCGCTATTGACTTGAAACTACTGTATTATATATCAGGCTGTGACAGTAAAATGGcccaaaaaattaataaaactttTACCTAAAAATATAAAACTTATGGTTAAGCTAGCTGATACCAACAAATAATATTGACAAGTGCAATATGGGAGGACATGCCAATAGAAGTGATCAAACAATATTAGTGCACAAGTCCCCTCAAAAAATCAGTAATGGAAACACCatattttttggtaaccgagaacaACTTAGCCCCTTTGGCCAACCCACTACAGTGGAAACACCATGTCCATCTTTACAGACGAACTTCTTACATCATGGCAAGACAAAGAAAACGAATTATGCAAATTCCATGAGGGACAGGAGCAGATAAAATGTAAATGGAGGAAATATTCCACCTCGCACTCTCTTCATCTTTTTAAAAGGTCAAAATACAACTCAATCATAATAATTTGCTAACTTACTACATTCCAAATCAAAAGAAACCATTCCCTaaagtccaaaaaaaaaaaaaaatcttcttgtCCATCGTCTTTTAGAATGGTTTTTCAATATATCCTACCTCAcacttcttttaaaaaaaattggagtaTAAATCTTTTCAAATGGATTCCTTATAATCACTTTACAATAAAAATGTACTCCAAATTTGGCGATATTGTTGCCTATCACTACTCTTACTTTGATTGTTTCAGTCACTTAATAAACAAAACCTTTTCCCAAAAGATGATTTTTCTGATAAATTAGGCCATTTATTCTTCATAAACAAGAATCTAATTCACATTATTATATTCAGTTTGGGGAAGCCATTAAAGAACACTCATACAAGACCCATCAATCGCATGTTGGCTCAAGCAATAACTCACCCTGAACACAATAAATAATTGAAAGAGCAGCCTCTAACAGAAATGCTTCACCTTCTCCAAAATTGAAGATAAACTACTATTTTACTACAACGACTAACCAACAATAACAGCATTAGTAACAGCATTTCAGAGAACATATATACTACCATTTAAACCAGCATATACCTATGTTGCACAATTTTAATGACCCAAAGAAACATAACCATCAATTCTAATGCACAAACAATTTCAACTCTAAATGAAAAGCAAACAAATCACAGACATGTATATACCTCATCTAGCATTGATAGTAGCGTGGATTTCTTCTGCCGATTCTCGCTGTCATCGACACAACTAAGCAGATCCCCACTAGCATTCAAACTATCCATCGAAGGTTCCATCAGAGCCGAATCGGTGGCCATCTTTTCGGCATAAATTGTACGACCAACATCACACAACTCCTCCATCAATTGCTGTGCAGGCTTCAAGAATTTCGACCCCTTCAAAATAGAAGCGTAACCAGTAAACGGCCCGAGAGGAACAGAACTTCTAGAAACCTCATTAGAAGTAGAACCACTTCCGCCGACGCCACCACCAACAGTACCAGCAGGAACCATATAATTGAGCTCTAGAGGAAGATTGGTATGGTGAGAAGAAAGAGATAAAGACAAGCCTTGACCAGTACTGGTAGTACTAGTACAGACCTGATGAGTCAAAGATAATGGTTCAGGCTTGTACAGTACAACCTGATCACCATGGCCATTATATGACTGGTGGTCATAATTACTTCTCAGGTTTTGAAAATTCTGCTGAGAGGGATAAAAATATGGGTTTATGGAGAGTGAAGATTGGGGATCCAAATATGGGTGGTGTTGTGAAGTTGAAGaaacaaaacccatcaaattACCATTCACCACTCCCTCTTTCAGTACTCCAACTGGAGGGCTGTGGTTGTTGGCGCAATTTAGCAAATCGGAAGAGAGTAGTGAAGGATCGTAGAGGGGAAGTAAGGCTGAATCAACAGAACCAGTACCGGAGTGGTTTAGAGCCAGGAATCGAAGCTTATCTCTTCTGCTTTGTTGCGGGACATGGTACGGCTCAAACCCTTCCGCCATAGTCACAACCCAGAAATAGCTCTGAAAAACTCGCAAAGCTTAATTAATCAACTTCGTTCGTATTAATAATTTGGGTTaattagagagagaagaagtgtGAGAGGGAGCTAGGCAGAGATGTGGTGATGATGATCTACGCAACTACTACTGCGGCTGCAAATATGGCAGAGGTTATGGGGGTGCTCACTTCGTATATACAAACTACTATCACATAAAAAGCAAATTCATTCACACACACCAACAAAATCTTTGTTACAGTCTCTCTGTGAGTGAGggaaaggggagagagagagagagagtggtgaGCATAAGGTAACTTTCGAGAAACCGGACGACCGGCTATTTCCGGTAATAATTGAACCAACTTTGGTTGCAGATATTTCTGACGGGGGTTTCTTTGGGTTTTTTGTCGTCTTTTGGGGAGTAATTTTTCGGGTGTGCTTATTTTGTGTATGCGCGCGTTTTGTATGGGTCAAAAAGAATTGACTGCTGGGGTTAAAACGGTCGTTTTActttttttacatgaatttaatCGACATTTGGTCTGCTATTTCCGTTACTGTCATTTTTTGGTCTGTTATTTTCGTTTTTTGGAcgattgtttaaaaaaaataaaataactgatCAGTTCGATTATCCATCAATATGATTATATGGATAATTTTTGTGTAGTCCTAATTACtatgggtctgtttggtatcacttttgtttcttattttttattttagttttcaaaaaatagaaaataaaattaaaaattttgtttgtttgtattttctgttttggtttttatgaataccaaaaacaggttttcaaaatttttgaaaagaagaagaaatttttttttaacaattttggaaacagaactagttacacttattatagattgtactttctttaagatttcaaattgcaaattgcatagagatatgaagacaatgatcaaatatactttgtgttattgttttatttcgtatcttttttttttctactgatgttttcaatggtgaacacgcaaaggctgcagtta contains these protein-coding regions:
- the LOC119998370 gene encoding BEL1-like homeodomain protein 9, with protein sequence MAEGFEPYHVPQQSRRDKLRFLALNHSGTGSVDSALLPLYDPSLLSSDLLNCANNHSPPVGVLKEGVVNGNLMGFVSSTSQHHPYLDPQSSLSINPYFYPSQQNFQNLRSNYDHQSYNGHGDQVVLYKPEPLSLTHQVCTSTTSTGQGLSLSLSSHHTNLPLELNYMVPAGTVGGGVGGSGSTSNEVSRSSVPLGPFTGYASILKGSKFLKPAQQLMEELCDVGRTIYAEKMATDSALMEPSMDSLNASGDLLSCVDDSENRQKKSTLLSMLDEVYRRYEQYYQQMQAVVASFEYVAGLSNAAPYANLALKAMSKHFRSLKNAITDQFQFNNKAQGPISHGKDEAPRFRNSERGIYGQRPIHNSGSHDHQPVWRPQRGLPERAVSVLRAWLFEHFLHPYPTDTDKLMLAKQTGLTRSQVSNWFINARVRLWKPMVEEIHMLEMRQAQKVLQREERNANRASDHNNIASSNSLVSENPSTSTQRIHDNPPSKHSRDHDLPLVPAGNGEALNLSHHNLSSHQHMGVSVGMAGGSVVSLTLGLHQNNGFGLSESCPINAAQRFGLEGSNEGYVTGNFEVQDRHFGRGVIGGQLLHDFVG